The DNA region ATGACCGCCTTTACCACCAAAAGCGCGGTCTACGTTCTGGCCCGTTCCTTCGCCGGAACCGAAATTCTGGTCTGGCTGGGGGCCATCATGACCCTCTACGGGGTTGTCTACGCGGTCATTGAAAAAGACCTGCGCCGGCTCCTGGCCTACCATATCGTCAGCCAGGTCGGATACATGGTATGTGCCGTCGGACTCGGTTCCGAGATGGCCCTGAACGGAGCCGGGGCCCATGCCTTCTGCCACATTCTCTACAAGGCCCTGCTTTTCATGGGCATGGGCGCGGTGATCATGGTCACCGGCCGCCGGAACCTGCTTGACCTCAAAGGACGTGCTCTCTACCGCAAGATGCCACTAACCCTGATGCTCTACATGGTGGGGGCCTTTTCCATCTCGGCGGTGCCGCTGTTCAACGGCTTTGTCAGCAAAACCATGATTGTCGCGGCCGCTGGTTATGCCCATCGTCCGCTCATTGAACTGATGCTGCACCTGGCTTCGGTAGGTACATTTTTGAGTGTCGGTCTGAAACTGCCCTGGGGGGTCTGGTTCGGGCAGCCCGACGGCAGCGAAGATATCATTGCCGAGGTCAAGGAACCGCCCCTCAACATGCAGCTGGGGATGGCCCTGGCCGCCGGGTTATGCATTATTACCGGAATTTTTCCGCAGTTACTCTACCGACTGCTGCCCTATGAAGTCCATTTTCATCCTTATGCGCCAAGCCATGTCGTCGCCTCTCTGCAGCTTCTCCTGCTGACCTTGGCCGCCTTCTGCCTTTATCGAAACAGGCTCTTAGCCGGCAAAAAAGCCATCTCGCTCGACACCGACTGGTTTTACCGGGTTTTCGGCAAGGCCGTCCGGCTATTCTGCACCTACCCCCTCAACCGTCTCCGCAACCAGATTCAGACCGCTTTTGCCGAACGGGTTAAAACCTCAGCCCAGCTCAGCCACCATCCTTACGCCCTGCTGGAAATTATCTGGTATACGATCATTGGCCAGGAAAAAGCCATGCGCGAACTGCTGCAACGCCGCTACGACGAAAATCACTATCGCCTGCCAGTCGGCATCGGGGTCGGCATCTCTTTGATTTTTCTCTTCCTTTACGCTCTGGTCTACATGCGGGTCGCGGGTTGACAACCAAACCGCGAGAAAAGGCTTGGTTGTCAAGTTCAATTCCGACAGAAACTATACGATAATCCCGCCGGAATTATTTGTCAGAGGGGCAAGCACCCCCAAACAATTCAATTTGCCCCCGTTTAAAAATCAGGGGATAGAGTTTTTTGGTCAGTTCACCATCGGTTGCAGCTGTCGTCAAACCTGAAACCAGAGGCAGATCGCGGCAAACGGCCAGAAGCTGCCGCCAGGCTTCCGCATCGGACCGTCCTCCTTCAAGGTCCAAAGCCAGACGACGCAGCAGCATGATGGTGTCATAACCAAGCACCTCCAGCAAGCCTGGAGTTTCCTCCGGGTAAAGCGCGGAGAAGCTATCCAGAAAGGAGCCCAGATCAGCGGTTTTTCCTTGACGGTCGGCAAAAAAGGCATCGACAAAGATGGCGCCTTCACCATATTCACCCACCGTCTGCAAAAGATCTTCGCTGTTCCAGTAGCGCCCGCCTAGAAGAAACATCTCTTCAAGATCGTAGAAAGCCAGTTGAGGAATCAGTAATTTTAACGTCTGCTCCCGATCGGGAATGACAATCGCCTCGAAATCACAGGCCAGCAAAGGCCGGGGCATGATTTCTGTTTTTTCGTCAAACAAGGCCGCTTCTTCTTCCCAAAGACCGATCTCCCGAGCCAGGCCAACAAGCTGATCAACCGCCGCATTTTCCTTTTCAGGGCTTTTTACTTCAGCCCTGCGTTCCTTCAACCAGGCCTCGTACTCACTGCGTTGTTCCTTGAAACGACGATAGACCTCATTACCGATCAATTCCCGTATCGCCGGGCCGAAATCCGGACGACCGGCATCATAAAAGACCTGCCTGACAACTTCCCCTCCCCAGACGCCGACCCAATGGCTGAAAACTTCCGCAAAGGTCCGCCCATAGGGGTTACGCGGCGCCAGAATCGCAAAAGACCCGATTCCCATACGACTCATGGCCACTTCCGCCAAAGCTTGAGCCTGGTTGTGGATCGTCGGGTAATGCAAAAAAACATTCGGATAACGATCCAGATCCCGCAACAGAGGACTCAAACTGACCATCGTCACCCCGAGACTCTGAGCTTCCACAGCCGCATAATTTGCCGCTTTGCCGGTATAGGGTCCAAGTAACAGACAGACCCCCTTTTCTTCAACCAGATAGCGAACTCCAGCACGTGCACGCTCACTTTCACCGGCGGTATCGTAAAGCAGCAAACGCATTCGGGGTAAGTTTCCCGACAAAAACCGAGCCTCCTCCGGCAAAACTGACGTTGCCGCCGCCAGGCTTGCGAAGGTTGGCCTGGTTTCCGAATTCATGTTCTCCGCCCCAGTGGAACCCCCGGCCAAGGACCGCGCGGCCGGCGACAGGGTGTTCTCAGGATAAACAGCTAGGGCCAGTTCCATACCGCGCAGCAGGCTTTGGCCGGCCTCGGCATTTGAACCGCTCAAGGGCAAAAGACAGCCGACGGTCAGCATCGCGCTGCTGCCGTCAGCCTGCTCCTGAAGCAAATAATCCTGAGCCGCGTTCCTGACCTCATCCGCGATGCCCTCAACACAAGCCGAGCTCAGCCTCTCGGCCAGGTCAAAAAGCAGGCGCCGATCCGCCGGAGTCAAGCGGTTCGCGGGACGCTGTTCAAGCCGGCGGAAAGATTCGGCCGCCAAGTAGCAGGCAAGCCCCTTTTCGCTTTCCATCCGCCACCAGTCGTGCAGTTCACCCTCATCAAGCTTAGTCAGAAGTCTGGAGTAGAGTTCCGCTAGCACCGGATCCGGCGACCGCAGATAACGCTCCCGCAAAACCCGAACGGCCCCGGAATAATCGCCCAGACATTCCAGCTGTTCAATCTGTTTCAGCCAAAGTGCTGTCGGCTCTGAAATCTGCAGGGTCGCAGGACGCCGCAAACCTCCTGCGCCAGCACGATCATCCGAAGCGCCTTTTTCCGGAAAGTCGGCGCAGGCCGACAGAAAGATTAAACTGAAAAAAAAGCTCAGATAAATAAAGGTTTTCTTCATAGGCTTTCCCGTGTCGATATGCGCTTTTGACAAAACAATTCAGAAACCTCGTGGATCATGACGATATCATGAACATATTAAGGCGGCTTCCGTCAACAAAAAACTCCGGTTCCGGGAAACAAACAAGCGAAATAAAATCCAAATCCTTTTTGACAAGTTACGGTAAAACATGCGATATACTGGCTTTACAGTTCAGAATAAATTTTACCCTCGGCAAAACCATCGGCCTGCAAGCCGGCCTACAGCTCAGGGCCGCACCCGACAGCCATCAGAAGGTCGCGCATAAGGGCTCTGATCCGCGGGTTGCAGGGTTAAAAACCTGAAAGACATCATAATTACTGAATTGAACCTCTTTAAACCATTACGAGGAGAAATCATGTCCCCTGAAAAAATCGATCTAGGTACGGTCAAACACGTTGCCACTCTCGCCCGCATTGAGATGGATGAAAGTGAAATGCTAAGATATGGCGCCCAACTGAACGCCATTCTGGGCTATGTCGAAAAGCTCCAGGAACTGGACACCTCCACGGTTCCGGCCATGGCCCATGTATCGGCCACGGCCACCCCGCTGCGCGAGGATGTCCTACGAGAGGGACTGGGCGAAAGGATCTTGAACCATGCCCCGGCCCGGGAAGATAACTTCTTTGCCGTTCCCCAAGTCATTGAGTAAACCAGCCAGGCACTCAGCCGACGGACAACATATGAAACCTTTCCAGACCATTAACTGGTTCAAGGCAGGTGATTTCCTGCGCCTGCTCGATCAACGGCGACTACCGCATAAAAAAATCTATCTTGATTGCAGCAAACTTGAACAGGTCTGCGAGGCAATTGAAACCCTGGCCGTGCGGGGAGCGCCGGCAATCGGGGTCGCCAGCGCCTATGGCGTCGTCGTTGGCGTACAGGAAATAATCAACCAGAATCGAAGGTTAGGGCAAGATGAATTTGAAGCCATTCTGAGGCGGCTAGCCGCGACCCGGCCGACCGCGGTCAACCTCTTCTGGGCTTTGGCACGCATGAGGAAAATCGGCCGGAACTATCTGGCCGCGGCCCCTTCAGACCTCAACGGCCTGAAGGAACGCCTCCTCGAGGAAGCCGCAATGATTTATGCCGAGGACGAGCAGGCCCACCGCCGCCTGGGTGAAATCGGAGCCGCTCTGATTCCGGATGGGGCACGGGTTCTGACGCACTGCAATGCCGGAGCGCTGGCCTGCGCCGCCTACGGCACCGCCCTGGGAGTGTTACGTACGGCCTGGACTGCCGGGAAAAGATTTCAGGTCTACGCCGATGAAACCCGGCCGCTCCTGCAAGGCTCCCGCCTGACGGCCTGGGAATTACAGCAAGACGGCATTCCGGTTACGCTGATTTGCGACAACATGGCAGCCCACTGCATGCGCCAGGGAAGAATCGATCTGGTCATCGTTGGCGCCGATCGCATCGCCGCCAACGGCGATACCGCCAACAAGATCGGCACTTACGGGGTCTCCCTGGCGGCGAAAGCTCACAACCTGCCTTTTTATATAGCGGCCCCGACCACCACCATAGATTTTTCCCTGGCTGACGGCAGCCGGATTCCGATCGAAGAACGCGACCCCGACGAAGTCCGCCGTTGCGGTGGAAAAAGAATGGCACCGGCCGGCGTCGCGGTTTACAACCCCGCTTTTGACATCACCCCGGCGAGCTTGATTACGGCGATTATCACTGAACGCGGCCTCGTCACCCCCGACCGGCTCGCGGATTTGCAATCGTCTTCCTAACCCCGCTTCGACAGGCCCGACATAAAAACAGAGGGCAACCATTGACCGTCGTTTTGATTAACCCCGGGCGCGGCAGCTTTTC from Pseudomonadota bacterium includes:
- a CDS encoding Na(+)/H(+) antiporter subunit D → MINLPPAFIYIIGALLLPLIRVRRLQQLLALLLPLAALAVILRMPEGVYWQIHFLGYELILGRVDKLSLLFAYIFVIISFVSMVYAIHIKEIGQHVAAYFYVGSTLGVVFAGDLFSLFFFWEIMAAASVFLIWYNQTETSLQAGFRYALVHLFGGAILLGGIVMQVSNTGSIAFNPFDPSTLAAKFILFGFLVNAAVPPLHAWLPDAYPEATITGSVFMTAFTTKSAVYVLARSFAGTEILVWLGAIMTLYGVVYAVIEKDLRRLLAYHIVSQVGYMVCAVGLGSEMALNGAGAHAFCHILYKALLFMGMGAVIMVTGRRNLLDLKGRALYRKMPLTLMLYMVGAFSISAVPLFNGFVSKTMIVAAAGYAHRPLIELMLHLASVGTFLSVGLKLPWGVWFGQPDGSEDIIAEVKEPPLNMQLGMALAAGLCIITGIFPQLLYRLLPYEVHFHPYAPSHVVASLQLLLLTLAAFCLYRNRLLAGKKAISLDTDWFYRVFGKAVRLFCTYPLNRLRNQIQTAFAERVKTSAQLSHHPYALLEIIWYTIIGQEKAMRELLQRRYDENHYRLPVGIGVGISLIFLFLYALVYMRVAG
- the gatC gene encoding Asp-tRNA(Asn)/Glu-tRNA(Gln) amidotransferase subunit GatC; translated protein: MSPEKIDLGTVKHVATLARIEMDESEMLRYGAQLNAILGYVEKLQELDTSTVPAMAHVSATATPLREDVLREGLGERILNHAPAREDNFFAVPQVIE
- the mtnA gene encoding S-methyl-5-thioribose-1-phosphate isomerase gives rise to the protein MKPFQTINWFKAGDFLRLLDQRRLPHKKIYLDCSKLEQVCEAIETLAVRGAPAIGVASAYGVVVGVQEIINQNRRLGQDEFEAILRRLAATRPTAVNLFWALARMRKIGRNYLAAAPSDLNGLKERLLEEAAMIYAEDEQAHRRLGEIGAALIPDGARVLTHCNAGALACAAYGTALGVLRTAWTAGKRFQVYADETRPLLQGSRLTAWELQQDGIPVTLICDNMAAHCMRQGRIDLVIVGADRIAANGDTANKIGTYGVSLAAKAHNLPFYIAAPTTTIDFSLADGSRIPIEERDPDEVRRCGGKRMAPAGVAVYNPAFDITPASLITAIITERGLVTPDRLADLQSSS